From the Candidatus Methylomirabilota bacterium genome, the window TCGGCGCTCCGCAGGGGCTGGGCGCACTCGAGCGCGTGGCGAGCGCGGTGGCCCGACCGGTGATCGCGGTGGGCGGCATCACGCCCGCGCGGGCGCGGGAGGTGCTGGCCGCGGGCGCGGTGGGCGTCGCGGTGATCCGCGGCATCTACGGAGCCGCGCGCCCCGCGGACGCGGTCAAGGCGTTCCTCGACGCGCTCGGACGCGCCTGATGGCCGCCGCGCCCGCGGTGGCGGTGGTCGGCGGCGGCATCATCGGCTGCGCCTGTGCCCTCGAGCTGGCCCGGCGCGGCTGCCGGGTGACGCTCTTCGAGCGCGGCGCGCCCGGCGCGGAGGCCTCGAGCGCGGCGGCGGGGATCCTCTCGCCGCTCGGCAGCTCGCCCGATCCCGGCCCGTACGACCGGCTCGCGATCGAGAGCTGGCGGCTCTATCCCGGCGTGGTGGCGGAGCTGCGCGCGGCCACCGGCGTGGACGTCGAGCACATGACCGCGGGCACGCTGTACCCGCTCGTCGGCCCGCACGAGATCGAGGCGGCGCGCGCCCGCCTCGCGTGGCCGCTCGCCCGCGAGCTCGGCATCCGCCTGGTCGAGGGCGGCGATCTGCACGCGCTCGAGCCGGCGCTCGCGAAGGATCTGACCGCGGCCCTCCTGGTGCAGGGCGACCACTGGATCAACAACCAGCGCCTGGTGACCGCCTACGCGCTCGCCGCCGCCGCGCGCGGCGTGACGGTGTGCCCCGGCACCGAGGTGTCGCGGCTCCTGGTTGACGACGGCCGCGCCCGCGGGGTCGTGACGATGGACGGCGAATCGGTCCGCGCCGACGCGGTCCTGCTCGCCGCCGGCGCCTGGTCCGGCCGGCTCGCCGCGGCCGCCGGCTTCGATCTGCCGGTGGGGCCGGTGCGCGGCCAGATGCTCGCGGTGAGCAACGTGCCCTCGCTGCTCTCCCACGCGATTCATGGCGACGACATCTACCTGGTGCCGCGGCCCTCGGGCGAGC encodes:
- the thiO gene encoding glycine oxidase ThiO — translated: MAAAPAVAVVGGGIIGCACALELARRGCRVTLFERGAPGAEASSAAAGILSPLGSSPDPGPYDRLAIESWRLYPGVVAELRAATGVDVEHMTAGTLYPLVGPHEIEAARARLAWPLARELGIRLVEGGDLHALEPALAKDLTAALLVQGDHWINNQRLVTAYALAAAARGVTVCPGTEVSRLLVDDGRARGVVTMDGESVRADAVLLAAGAWSGRLAAAAGFDLPVGPVRGQMLAVSNVPSLLSHAIHGDDIYLVPRPSGELLIGATVERVGFERAVTPDGLGSLIAQALALAPGIGGRPITRSWFGFRPWASDGQPVLGPAPGIDALFVATGHYRNGILLAPVTAAVMARCIVDGEIPDAIVPFLPARFSR